From the Planktothricoides raciborskii GIHE-MW2 genome, the window GTGAAGCGATCGCGCATCCGCAACCAGGCGCGATATTGCATCCGCAACGCTACGCGAACGCTCTCAACCGTTCTACTTGCCCAGAAAACCTGCAAGCCTTGATTGCCCAAATGCTACCCGACTTGCCCGGATATGCCAATCGAGTCCTGCGCCGTTCGTCGATTTCGGATCAAGTAGGGGCGAATCGCTCTTCGCCCCTACTCAACATTTATGTCATCACTGCCGGGAACCCTGAGTTTGAGCCTTTACCCCTCGGTGCGGGTCGGTCTACCACTGGTCGTCCCAGTACCAGGCAGGAAAATTCCCCCCCCAGTAGGGGCGAAGAGCGAATCGCGGGCGAACAGCCGTTCGCCCCTACTTTGCCTTCTTTGAATTCTGAATCGAATTCTGAATCAGAACCCGATTCATCTTCCTCCGATCGACCCCGGACGCCAAACGATGATCCACAACAAGTTTTTATTACTACTTTAGAACGACAATATCGCGGGAATCAAGTTGTAGAAATCCCGCGATATCATTGGTTATTTTTAACTAAAACCACTGAGGGTTGGCGTCTTGCCTTGATATTTTCTCGGATGGGTTCAAATCGACCCAGTAGGGGCGAACGGCCTTTCGCCCCTACCCCACCAGAAGAAAGTTCTGATAGTTTCATGGCTGAGGCGATTCGTTTGTGGTTACGAGATTTATGGTTAAAAAGCTGTAGCGATCGCCATAATTCTTAATCAAATATTTCTTGCAAATTACAGCTAAATACAGCAGTAATTCTTATTTTTTATCTTCTTTAAATCGGTTGCAGTTGACCAGGCGATCTCGTCACTGCCTTAGACATATTTTGTACTGGACAGAATAAATCAATAATTAACTCTAACTCATGGGGATAATGGGGCTTCGGATCGTTGACCAACCAAATCGGTGGCACCATCATCGGATCGTATTCAGCCACAATATAGAGTCTATCTGGTTTATTTTTTAGTTTTACCGGAGTTCCTTGCGCGTATTGTAAAGCTTCTTGGTTTTCGAGGTCGTTAGTCATCATAGTGTCATCAATATTTATCAACTGGAGATTTGTTATGTGTCGAATGTAACATAATCAATCAGCATATGGTAAAAATTGATACATTTTTTAACTAAACGTTGAGCTATATGTCTGATTCTGGCTAATCTGGGTGCGTGAAATGTTCAAATGCTGTCTGTATGATTCAGATGGGATCCGCATTTGCGATCGCAAGGAAATAGCTCCTTTGTGACTGTGAGTAAGTAATAAAACTTATCGAAGACATCAAAAACTACTCATCAACTATTCATACATAACTATCTGCTTAAAGAATAAATCTGTAAATATACAGATAATACCAAATCCGCTAATCCAGAGCGCGTTTTAGGGGATAATCGTAGGGGTCGGTTTCAATCCCCTACCCGATAAAAAGCGGATTTGGTATGAGTCCATCGTTAAAATTCCCATTCAGAGAAAAAAACCCTAAGAATTGTTGCGTAAGAGTACGCGCTGGCTCTGTAATTGTTTAATCCGTTCCAGTGTGCCACTGGGAATCGAAGCAATTAGCTTTTGGGTATAATCTTGTTGCGGTTGTCGATAAATGGTTTCCGCAGGCCCCATTTCTTCGATTTTCCCTTGATTCATCACCATAATGCGATCGCTCATAAACTTAACCACACTCAAATCATGGGAAATAAAAATATAAGTTAAATGGAATTCTTCTTGTAATTCCTTGAGTAAATTTAAAACTTGGGCTTGCACCGAAACATCCAAAGCGGAAACCGACTCATCACAAATAATAAACTTCGGATTCAAAGCCAAAGACCGGGCAATACAAATCCGCTGTCTTTGACCTCCAGAAAACTCATGGGGATAACGATTCATCACATCCCCACTTAACCCCACTCGTTCCAACAAATAAGCTGCCCGTTCGCGATGTTGTGCGTTACTTTTGCCCGGTTGATGAATCTTCAAAGGTTCCATCACCAAATTGCCCACATTCATCCGGGGATTCAAAGAACTAAAAGGATTTTGAAACACAATTTGCATTTCCCGGCGAATTGGTCGCAGAGTTTGTTCCGGCAAATGGGTAATCTCTCGGTCTTCAAAAAATACCTGTCCTCCTGTGGGTTGAATTAATCTTAACAAGGTTCTGGCTAACGTCGTTTTTCCACAGCCAGATTCGCCCACTAATCCCAAAGTTTCTCCGGGATAAACTTCAAAAGATACCCCATTCACTGCCATCATATACCGTTTAGTTTGGCCAAAAATTCCTCGGATGGGAAACGCTACTTGCAAGTTTTTCACCTGGAGAATTGGCGGTTTTGCTTGCAACTGTTTGAGTCTTTCGGCTAATGTTGCTTCAGTGACAGAAATCTGAGAATTATCTTGAATACTTTCCTCAATTTTCACCTCACCCGTATCACTGCTGACCACATTCATATAGTCTGCCACCGTGGGCAAATATTTCAAGCGAATTGTAGGTTGAGGGCGACAAGCTAATAACCCTTTGGTATAAGGATGTTGCGGCTGGGAAAAAATGTCCCACACCGACCCAGACTCGACAATTTTGCCTTGGTACATCACTGCCACGCTATCAGCAATTTCCGCAATCACCCCTAAGTCGTGGGTAATGAACATCATGGACATTCCACGGCGATCGCGCAACTCCCGCAGCAAATCCAAAATTCTTGCCTGTACCGTCACATCCAGGGCTGTGGTTGGTTCATCGGCAATCAACAAATTCGGATTACATGAAATTGCCATCGCAATCATCACCCGCTGAATTTGTCCCCCAGAAAGTTGGTGGGGATACCGTTTGAGAATTGCCAGTTTTTGCTGGTTAATTTCCTGGAGAATTTCTCGTTCCGTTTTATTCCCTTTCACCGTTGCCCGCAATTCCTCATCACTGGGAATTAGTTTCACCTCTTGTAAACTAGCTAAGGCTTGTCTGCGGGCTTGTCTTAAGGTGACTTGTTGATGCAGCATAATCGCTTCCGTCATCTGGAAACCGATGTTATAAACGGGGTTGAGAGAACTCATCGGTTCTTGGAAAATCATCCCCACATTCCCACCCCGATATTGCTGCTTTTCGGTTGGAGTCAGATTCATTAAATCGATGGGTTTGTCCTCGGTGTTCCCCTGAAACCAAATTTCTCCCCCGCTGATTTTTCCCGGACTGGGGACTAACCCCATCACCGCTAGAGATGTGACTGATTTCCCCGAACCCGACTCACCAACAATGCCAAGGGTTTGACCTCGTTTCACCTGAAATGATATGCCGTCAACAGCCTTCACGAGTTTTTCCTCGGTTTGAAATTGAACCATTAGGTTACGAACATCTAGAACTCTGTCATTCATGGAAAAGCTCTTGCAAATTTTAAGTTGACTTTAACAGTTTATCGAGTTTGACCTCTGTGAATATCTCTGTAAATCTACAGACTAGATCCTACAGACTTGTTTCCGGAGACAATCCGTAGGCAGTGAAGAATCTACTAAAATATCTATGTTCAACTAGATATCCGGGGATTATCAGGGCGTTCAGCTTGCTTTAGGGCGAGGGAATCGCTTTCTCATCAGTTCCGTAACAAATAAAGTAACAAAAAAGTAACAGACTTATTGTAACCAAGTTACTGTCCGCAAATTTCCTCAGATAGTTCCGGGGATCGATCCGTTACGATTGCGCCCAAGTGTTGTTGATTCCTAACTTGTTATTTTTTTACTCAATAGGTAAAATTAGCATTAACCCCAGGGAACAATTGCAATTGTATCAGAATCTTTGAAAGCAATTTTTGGCCGAAAAATCGCGGTTAATCTCCAAGAAACACTCCCAAACCTCATTCATAATTAGGACAACCCAAAGAAAAATTTATGAACTCAACTCAAGTGGATTTAATGTTTAACTCGTTGCCATTAGGGATAATAGAAAGTCCCATAGAAATGAATCAATTTACCGGATCGCTTTCTAGCTTGCCATCAAATATTCAGAACGATCCGATGATTCAACTCGGTTTTAGAGATTTAATTGGTAGAGTCGTTGGAGGGGTTGGAAATTTAATCGGTTCAATTAACTGGAATAATATCGTTGATGGGGCGGCGAATTTAATCACCTCCGTTGATTGGAATAATGTAGCCGGTTTCGTGACTAATGTAGTGGGGAGCATCAACCCGCTTTCAGTCGTGAGTGTGGCGGGGAATGTGGCCGACTCTGTTAGTGATATTGTGGGGTTTTTTCTGCCCCAAAATGAATTGATTAATTTAGTTAGTACCGTAGGCAGAGAAACCGTTAATTTAATCAATGGCAAAGATATTAATCTGGACGTTTTGGGTCGGGATTTTGCTAATGTAGGTTTGGGTCTGTTGAATTTGCAATTTAACCGAAATAAGCTTTATTTCGATCTGATTAATCTGGCTGCATCCGGCGCTGCTGCCGCTTTATTTGATGATGCGGGTTTCGCTGGAGATATCGTTGATTTAAGTACGCGGTTGGATGCCCGCAACTCCGGGGGCTGGCGTTTTCTCGATGGGGATGATTATGTTAAAGGTAGCCTTCTCGGTGATATTGTCAATGGGAATCAAGGCATGGATTATTTAGTGGGTTTGGCGGGGTCAGATTTTCTCCGAGGAGGCAGGGATAACGATCGCGTCGATGGTGGTGATGATGATGATATTTTAAATGGCAATATCGGCAATGATGAAGTCCGAGGTGGTGCCGGAAATGACTTTTGTCGCGGTGGTCAAGGGGATGATTTAATTGATGGCGGCGCCGGGGATGATATCCTGATCGGCGATCGCGATTTTGATATTTTAATTGGCGGTTCTGGGGCTGATTTCTTTGTCCTACAAATGCAGAATGCCAGTGAGGATGCCGGTCGCGCCGATCGCATTGCTGATTTTAATGCCGCAGAAGGCGATCGCATTAAAATAGTGGGCTGCGAACGCATTGAAGACCTAGGACTGGGATCCGTGGATGTGAATGCTGACGGACAGGTGGACACCGCCATCCTTTGTTCTGGACAGGTTTTGGGGGTCGTCATGGGAACAAATCCGACCGTCGTTAAAGATTATATTGACCTGATTAGTTCAGAAGAGCAAATTTTCAATATCGTCGGGTAGGCAAAGCCAGAAACCGGGTTTTTTGAAAAAACCCGGTTTCTAGAGTGGGTCAGTCCCGATCGAGATAAACTTAGATATTAGGCAAAATACTAGGCAAAATACTAGATTCTTCAAGTAAGCCCCGATCTGTTTGCCCCGATCTGGTGGCGACGATCTCAATTTAAAAATTTAAATATTATGGTTTTAATTCGCGTTCCCAAAATTTGGGACATTCCCGAAAGTCAAATTACCCCAGAATCCGTTTTTAGCAATCGGCGCAAGTTTCTCAAACAGGCGATCGCTGCTGGAATTGGCGTCAGCATTTTACCGATCATGGGCTGTCAACAGCAGTCCGAAGGGGGCAACGACCCCACAGCGGGAACCATTTCCCTCGGTCAAGTTCCCGTCAACCCTGATTTTGCCACAGCCGGACGGTCGATCACCGATCGAT encodes:
- a CDS encoding ABC transporter ATP-binding protein, encoding MNDRVLDVRNLMVQFQTEEKLVKAVDGISFQVKRGQTLGIVGESGSGKSVTSLAVMGLVPSPGKISGGEIWFQGNTEDKPIDLMNLTPTEKQQYRGGNVGMIFQEPMSSLNPVYNIGFQMTEAIMLHQQVTLRQARRQALASLQEVKLIPSDEELRATVKGNKTEREILQEINQQKLAILKRYPHQLSGGQIQRVMIAMAISCNPNLLIADEPTTALDVTVQARILDLLRELRDRRGMSMMFITHDLGVIAEIADSVAVMYQGKIVESGSVWDIFSQPQHPYTKGLLACRPQPTIRLKYLPTVADYMNVVSSDTGEVKIEESIQDNSQISVTEATLAERLKQLQAKPPILQVKNLQVAFPIRGIFGQTKRYMMAVNGVSFEVYPGETLGLVGESGCGKTTLARTLLRLIQPTGGQVFFEDREITHLPEQTLRPIRREMQIVFQNPFSSLNPRMNVGNLVMEPLKIHQPGKSNAQHRERAAYLLERVGLSGDVMNRYPHEFSGGQRQRICIARSLALNPKFIICDESVSALDVSVQAQVLNLLKELQEEFHLTYIFISHDLSVVKFMSDRIMVMNQGKIEEMGPAETIYRQPQQDYTQKLIASIPSGTLERIKQLQSQRVLLRNNS
- a CDS encoding calcium-binding protein → MNSTQVDLMFNSLPLGIIESPIEMNQFTGSLSSLPSNIQNDPMIQLGFRDLIGRVVGGVGNLIGSINWNNIVDGAANLITSVDWNNVAGFVTNVVGSINPLSVVSVAGNVADSVSDIVGFFLPQNELINLVSTVGRETVNLINGKDINLDVLGRDFANVGLGLLNLQFNRNKLYFDLINLAASGAAAALFDDAGFAGDIVDLSTRLDARNSGGWRFLDGDDYVKGSLLGDIVNGNQGMDYLVGLAGSDFLRGGRDNDRVDGGDDDDILNGNIGNDEVRGGAGNDFCRGGQGDDLIDGGAGDDILIGDRDFDILIGGSGADFFVLQMQNASEDAGRADRIADFNAAEGDRIKIVGCERIEDLGLGSVDVNADGQVDTAILCSGQVLGVVMGTNPTVVKDYIDLISSEEQIFNIVG